In one window of Bos taurus isolate L1 Dominette 01449 registration number 42190680 breed Hereford chromosome 15, ARS-UCD2.0, whole genome shotgun sequence DNA:
- the OR51I2D gene encoding LOW QUALITY PROTEIN: olfactory receptor 51I2 (The sequence of the model RefSeq protein was modified relative to this genomic sequence to represent the inferred CDS: inserted 1 base in 1 codon): MGLFNITHPAFFLLTGIPGLESSQFWLAGPLCVMYAVALGGNTVILQAVRVEPSLHQPMYHFLSMLSFSDMAMSMATLPTVLRTFCLNARTIDFDACLIQMFLIHSFSMMESGILLAMSFDRYVAICDPLRYATVLTNEVIAGMGLAVTAQSFIILFPLPFLFKRLPICRTNVLSHSYCLHPDMMKLACADITINSIYGFFVLISTFGMALLFIFLSYVLILHSVMAIASREERLKALNTCVSHILAVLAFYVPMIGVSTVHRFGKHVPCYIHVLLSNIYLFVPPVLNPXLYSAKTKEIRQAIVRMFHHIKM, from the exons ATGGGGTTGTTCAATATCACTCACCCTGCCTTTTTCCTTCTGACTGGTATCCCTGGCCTGGAGAGCTCTCAATTCTGGCTAGCAGGACCCCTCTGTGTGATGTATGCTGTGGCTCTTGGGGGCAACACAGtgatcctgcaagctgtgagaGTGGAGCCCAGCCTGCATCAGCCCATGTACCACTTCCTGTCCATGCTGTCTTTCAGCGACATGGCCATGTCCATGGCCACACTGCCTACCGTTCTCAGAACCTTCTGCCTCAATGCCCGCACCATTGATTTTGATGCCTGCCTAATCCAGATGTTCCTCATTCATTCCTTCTCCATGATGGAGTCAGGCATTCTGCTGGCCATGAGctttgaccgctatgtggccatttGTGATCCCTTGCGCTATGCCACTGTACTCACTAACGAAGTCATCGCTGGAATGGGTTTAGCAGTGACTGCTCAGAGTTTTATcatcctctttcctcttccctttcttttcaagaGGCTGCCTATCTGCAGGACCAATGTCCTTTCCCACTCCTACTGCCTCCACCCAGACATGATGAAGCTGGCCTGTGCTGATATCACTATCAACAGCATCTATGGATTCTTTGTTCTTATTTCCACGTTTGGCATGGCCTTGTTATTTATCTTCCTCTCCTATGTGCTCATTCTGCACTCAGTCATGGCCATTGCCTCCCGTGAGGAACGCCTCAAAGCTCTCAACACATGTGTGTCACATATCTTGGCTGTACTTGCATTTTATGTACCAATGATTGGGGTCTCCACGGTGCACCGCTTTGGGAAGCATGTCCCATGCTACATACATGTCCTTTTGTCCAACATCTACCTCTTTGTGCCTCCCGTGCTCAACC CTCTTTATAGTGCCAAGACAAAGGAGATCCGCCAAGCCATCGTTCGCATGTTTCACCACATCAAAATGTGA